Genomic DNA from Cloeon dipterum chromosome 3, ieCloDipt1.1, whole genome shotgun sequence:
GCTGGACACCTTCTCGGACGGCTGCCACACGCCGAGTCCGGCCAGCTACCGCTCGGTCAGCCCCCTGAGCGAGGACCTCGACCTGCCGAAGAAAATGCAGTACACACCTCTGTTGCCGCCGGTGTCCACCCTGAAGGACCCGCGAAAACTGTCCCAGCAGCTGCCCAGCCAGCTCGAGCAACCTCTCTTCGAGCAAATGCCCGTCGACGACGAGGACGAGCTGGACGACGAAGACTCGGAAGACGACGACGACCTGTCCGGTGACGAGAAGCGGTCCTCCAAGGGCAAGAGACGCTCGTCCAAGGTGGTCAGTCCGGTGGTGATGAAGAAGCGGCGGCTCGCGGCCAACGCCAGGGAGCGCCGCCGAATGCTCAACCTGAACAACGCGTTCGATCGGCTGAGGACCGTCTTGCCGTCCCTTGGCAACGACCGGCAGCTCTCCAAGTACGAGACCCTGCAGATGGCCCAGAGCTACATCAACGCCTTGTACGAACTGATCCAGTAAGTTCGACGCCTGATTTCAGACagactgatttaatttatttttgcgagTGATATCCGCGAGAAAATCGTACTCTCAAGTTTTTTGCTcctaaatgatttttcttcgCAGTTGCcttttatatacatatttaaatacgAATGTTTGATGTGTGCGAGTGAATGACCTGCAAAACTGCTGTGCATCTTGACAATAATCTCATTTTACATGTATTATAATGTGCCATAACTCAGTCAATTTTGTATattgtgtaaaaaaatgatactcagagatgaaaaatataagtCCTTGCTCAGTGCTTTCCTGCCATTAATGTTTAAGgaatataataaaagaaaaataattataaacctGAACTGccgtgcatttttaattcaaacaaactccGAAATGACTTGGAATTTTCGAATAATGATTGacgcagaaataaattatctaaaaagcAAGTAATCGCTCGACCAAAAGAGTGCCggaagggaaattttaaattaatttatgcaagtAACTCAATTGAATAATAGAAGAACCGTTGAACTCGCTATCACAACAGCTAAAGCGTAATTTCTCGTCTCGTCTCTCGTCAAAAGCAGTAAAgtcgtaaaaaaatttagcacGTTCACGCGTCACAAGTACTCGGAATAATGCAAGTCTCTCACAAAGAGAGTCAAGATCCCATCTCGTATTGGATTCTGCCGTAATTTAAACACAATAATTTGCGAAGAGAGTCATGCAGAATGCAGCAATTACATGCAATTACGCCTCCACTCGAAAATCATGTACGTGAATATGCACTAAAGAGGCGAAAAGGCACAAATACTTCGAGGGATCCGCGCTGaatagcaattatttaataaacgtGCGCCgcgataataattattgacgTGCTTTGCTCTTCGCACGAGTGATACGTGGGGTCtcttttcgtttatttttaaatttggctgcAAAGGTTAATAAGCTGAAGCGTCTGTTGCTCTGCCCGACCTGCTGAATATTGGAGGAATAAAATTCAGTATAAAAGGTTGAAATGTGAAGCACCGGGGTTAATATCAGGTGTCGGGACAGAAACGGCATCACGCGAACGCATCAGAAGCATTCTATCCATTCGCCCCTCGGCGGTCGTCCGTGAAATTGGCCAAAACTGAGTGAGCGCCTCTTGATGCCAAAGCACGGCCAACAAACCTGCCAGTCGGctggaaaaatggaaatttgagTTCTCCTTGTTATAATGCAACAGAACACAAAAGAATGCGCATAAAATAACCAATTCTTTTCCGAAAAAGGGGATTTATTATGagagtattttattaatgaagtTATGTAGCAAATcgtagcaatttttattatagaaataatttcacgTAAGTAtcaacatttattatttatttataataatattttccctttttcttcACTCTGTCACACATacagcttaaaaatttagagaaaaacaaaattaaataaacagataaattcaaaaatcaaattaataaataaaataatacaaaggcgttaatttttgtgaaatagttaaactgttttttaatgaggaaatataaaacaaaattttattattcagtttaaaaactgtttattAAAGTGCTGGCACCAGagaatatttgtaatttgattttctagCATCAAAATTcgtaaattgtaaaattcaatttttttctcatttccatttttatgtaaattaaaatttagacgaACCAAATTATTTTGCGACATTAACTCGGTGGCAAGGTGCGTGAGAAGTCACCTATTGCCGTCTTGCGATATTCTTGCGGCCGTATCACTTTCCAAACTGTGGCTTTTGCGTTTAAAAAGGCTCAAAGCATCTCAACAAGCGGGCGGCCGCACACTATTTACCGCATCAGCAGCATCGcccattaaatttgcatgtaCACACAGCAGATAAAGCCTTAAAACTCCTCATCTGTGTGCGGCACCAAAACAAACCTGAGCTAGCTAGCTTTTCTTGAAACCAAACACTGGCCGGGCCCGGCCCAGGCAGCAACAGCGAAAGAAATTCAATCCATCCAGACCCACGACAGTTTGGAtattgagtttaaaaatggCATTGCGCGACATAGGACATAGAGAGTACGAAAATGCGAGCTCTTTAGAAGAAGAACATAATCCTCGTCACCAGGGGCCTCGTCAAATGGCTCATTTAAGACCATTTAGCGCAGAATAAGTGGtcgtattaattttcaacccGTCCCGGCGGCACACGGCAATATTCGAATTTCCACCGAAATCATGCTCAAATTCGAACGGCCTGGTGAATATTcagcttaaaaattacttcCTTCCTCCGCAGCATTAACTTGTGAGCAAAAAACAAGCAGACAGCAGCtccagttttgtttttttgtcaaattcgaGACGTTTAAGCCGAGAGCAAAGAAACCCTGAAGGGAGGAGAGGCACTTCCTCCCGGCCGCTGCTCAGGTAGCACACACAAACACTGCGTTAAGGCGAAATGATTGAGATGAGTTTCCGCTTCTAGGTGACCCGCGCACGACTTTGGGACGAGAGCGGGTCAGACGCGCACTAGATATACCACTCCCTCGCCCCTAATCGTGAGAACTTCCCTTTGCCACTTTTAATATGCTCTGCTTCGCCTTCTATTAGGCATAGTTCATTACCTCTCCTGGAAGTGCAGTCGGAAGATGAGTTACCTCACAGTCGagcagaaaagaaagaaaatattttttgcacctaAAAGCATTATGTAATATTTAGGACTCAACAACAACTATTTAAACTAACAAATAATGGTGTTCAGAgaggatattatttttacgccACGCTgagcaaaagattttttctcgaaaataaacatcttttctctctctttcccgtgataaattcataaataaaatttgaaatactcGCATCTTGAacgaaattattataaaaaaaatctagaacaCATCCCAAACCATCAAGTCTATCATTTGATAATCTTCGATTTCAACGAAATGaaccagtaaaaatatttaattctatcctaattaaatttatttcaaaatattgtaaaaactttgtaaaataattattgaaccaaaaaaataaaaattaaattaaagctaaaaatgcaaatcgtgATGCAGAACTCATGAGGTTTTTTGTCGGCCACATAATTATTTCCTGAATAATAACTCTTTTTGAATAGCTCAAGACAACACGGTGGGCCAATGGCTAAAAACGCCCTCAAGAGCAAGATATAACTAGATGTATCTgctcaattttaatgcaaatgacAATATTTACTGTTCTTGAGGAAAGtcaatatgttttaaaattaatattttatcacttttgGAATTAATGAGCTTATAAGTTGATCCTGAATAGTCGATTTTGTTTAGAAGTGAAATGCAAAGTCATATTTTGGCATAGTTTTTCGTTAGTTTCCCTTCAAACAACTGGAATTTCCACgtccaattttaataaatattaataaattaaaaaaactggctGGTTTAGTAAAAGAGGCaaataaaacatcaaaatataTGCCTTGAGGGACGAGTGCAGCCCTAATTCAGTgatcattatttttcagaattcaTTTTATGCACACTCTACACACACCTGACAATTAGGCGGCAGAAATTGCGATTGCCGATGAAAGCGTCGACTTGTCCGGCAAAATGAAAGGAAGATTACACGGAATAGCTGCGGCGCAGGTAGATTGCACACATAACATAATAGACGCAgcgaggaaaaattgtttgggTCATCGGCGAGGAGCGATCCATCAAGAGCACGCGGGCGCAGGTAAAAAGCGAGCGGGGCGCGCATTGCACTCGCGGCGTGCGATACAAAACGGCCGAGGCGTCAGTTTTCGGAGCCGCTCTCATTCCAGACCCAGATCAAGATTCCCTCACGTAGCTATTAAACTGCCCTCGTCAATGATTAACTTAATTACAAATCGCTTGTTTAAATAACTGACCCTTCTATCAAAAAATCACGCGCACGACTGCCGGCTCGAATTGTGATTAAGAAATTGTTATAATAAACCGCTTCGCGCGAGAGCGATAGTGTGGAATTACAAGGAAAAGTGCCCATCATCTTGCAGATTCCGCGCgtctattaatttttcattatctaCGAGCGTGCGTCTCTTTCTAATGTCAGATAAGCGCGCCGGACTGAATTAactcatttattttcctagTTCCATGTTGGTTTTCGCCTTCCaatttggaaatcaatttatatcGGACACGCACCCACACTGTATCAATGAATGGAGCGGCGAATTCAGAGCTGAGAAGAGCTTTCTGGggtttaaaaaggtttttaacaaaatgtcACGGGTCGGAGGACAACATTTGCACGAGGTCAAGCTAAAACAACAATCGTGAcaatattttctgttaaaaagctaaattttaatacataaaggaaatattttgtttgcagtCCTGAGAATCTttgttctatatttttttataatagttgatatttttggtttCCAACTGAAATAGTCATTCCAGAGATAAAAGAGTAAGTTTCTATTGtaaaacttattaattaataagttttataattactaggagcaaaatttaaacaattaataaaacactGCTGCGCATTTAATCGGAATTCCTTTCCttatgaaaaataagaaattgcaaaattgcttaaatctgcgccaaaatttatagttttcataaaattcctgcttttgaatttttttatggttagtttctatttatttgataagTTTTTGGAAGGCTTATTCGAGAATAAATCCAATCATCagtcaaaaattgtattagtAAAGAgcatctttatttttcaaaaagaataAACAGATTAAACGTGATTTTTTCTTCCCTTCAGtggatatatatttttgcctCTCCCTATAAAACACGGAAAGGGTGGCGAGATATACGTCTTCATTGGAAAATCTTTTCAGTTGATTGAGATGCTTTGAAAACAAACCATCGATGAGTGGGTTGCCTCTTCTAATCAACTGCAGCGTGAGCCTAATTCGACGGGAAAAGGGCATATTACCGAGAGGTGGTCAGTTAAACATATCTGTCGTGGACGGACCCGCCTCCGTTTAACAAAATATACGGCTTTTTCGGGCACGGGCCACTCGAGTTTTGTTTGCGTTTTCTTGTTACCCCTCGCATTTATCTTCTCGGCCGGAATAATGGTACAGGGCCGCTGATTGTTTCAGGCGCCACTGaccaattgaattttaattttgccgaGAAAGGGTCGACCTGGGAGCTGATTACATAAAATGGAAACGTGATTTAtggttttcaatttgcagaTGAAAGCCgtgagagttaaaaaaatgcatttcttgACTTTCCAGCAGCAGAAGAGATTTTAACGATAGATGCACCGTTACAACACCTTTGTGCACTGATGCGAATAAGCAAACTCGATTTTCTTTCCTTCCTGTTACAAATTAAACGTCAGCGTGCACACACTTTGGATCAATGGCCCAATTAAGCGTGCACAAAGACCAGTCAGGCACCTGAGCGCCCTTTTCAACTTGACCTATTTTCGCTCAAAATGAAcagcaatttcttttttaaaagaggATAGCAAACAAGGTGTTAGTTTTTCCattgtgaaaaattgatttgcgaAATTCGACCTGTGTTTATTAGCGCTCAATTTGTAAAggttaaaatgaaacaagacTATTTTACTGGCGTGACGAGCTCCTTCGTCACGGAAGTGGCGTCGAAATGAGCAGAAGAGCGTGAACAATAATCCCGCGGACGATATTTCATCCCCCGCGCGAAAGGTGATAAAATTGCTACCTGCAACAAAGCGATCGAGTCATTCGAACCTTTTTGCATTTCGCCTCCTAATCTCGCGAGCACCCTTTTTTGATACATAATAGCAACTCCTCCGCGGATACATTTACAGGGGATGATGGGGTGCAGAAACAAGAGCCCGGCGGAGCCAGTCGGGCATGAGGGTAAATTATCACCGGAGGTGGTGACAAGAAAAACCGCATTAATTCTGGTGGAAAGAAAAGAAGCACGCTGCGTGCGGTCTATTACGCATTTTGCAACCCTTGTTTTCCTCCGCCTGAAACAAAATCCTTACCTGCCGAGCTGGGCCAAACCGGAGggggttgaaaaataaacacgtgCAACGGAATGCGTGCGTTTCTCTCCCTTTCTCAATGATTTAAGCTAATTCCACTCCGAATCGTTATTATTTTCGGGCACgaggcatttttttttaatttctctccgGCATAATGATGtcgtcaaattttattattttaatgtgagCCCTTATGCGAGTTTGAAGgggtgtttttttctctcttttcctaCGCAACAGCGTATCTAATTCGTGTTTATTGGCGGCGTACCTTTGGAAACTCGACCTCTGTCATTTCCAGGCAGAAGCCAATTGATGGATGTGTTTTGCCCGTTGTGGAAACGGAATGCTCGATTGATTGCAACCGTGATGAGAACgaaatcaaaagcaaaaaataattgtgttataataattaaatgattaaattttccaatataaATCATCACAtaattgtgaatttaaaaacatcagATTTAGTAGATTATGTTTATAGCATCATTTAACAATCAATTCAATGCAACTcaacatttaaaatcttaaCAAAATCTATTACTTCTTCTCCGACCACCTACCAGGATTCACGTAAAAACTATTTGTCCAGTATTCTCAAGTATTTCAACTGCaaactaaaaagaaaaattttaaaagcacctcattcctattttttctctcggcttcttggttttatttataatttttcgccGATATGACGCACGTGTCTGATAAGATGACTAATATTACATGCAATcgcttccttccttccttccttccctCCTTGAGGAAGCGCTAAATCAAGAGCATCAACATGCTTTTCCGAGCGTGCACCTTTTCTCATTATGCGCAGCCGTAATTTTTGGACGGCACGCGAATTCCCGGACGCATTCTCGACACTTTGCTTTTTCCCGGCGCGGATATCTCACTTCCTGCGCCCCGAATTAATTCCTTCTCAgcgcttttaaaatatacacgaTGATAATTACGCTTTCTTTTATTGCCGCCCCCTTATCACGACGCTCTGATCTGCATTGGAATAACATTATAACAAGAGAGGCGCGCGCGTCCTTGTCACCTGCCCTTCCGCTGCGATTCCGAAGCAGAGTAATTACATCGTCAGGTGTGTGCCCGCCGTCACTGACACACATTTAAATGCATTTGCTTTGTATAATAAATATGGCTTGacttaaattggttttaaatgggctcacaatttttattgccaaaatagtcgactgtttttagacaaatttttatcaatcctatttgcattttaaatcaaaattattgaaagctTATAGTAAAAGATAAAGctgatttattgaattaactGATCAAGCACAATTATTTGACCTTTATAAAAATACCGTTCAATATTCGTGTTAACATTTTCATCGCCAAATCTAAGGTTTGAGCCAacagaaatacaaaaacaGGACACTGTTCGACTCacctcaacctcccctagatagcagATGATGGGTTTTTGGGTTGATCGCCCGTCAACCCTAATTTGCCTTTTTCTACCTCCGTAGCCTCcgtagtaaaaattgaatggaaaaatacGATGAAACTTCTGATTCTGCTATTTAGCTTTTCACTCTCTATAATGTGTAAAAGCGGTAGTTTATGGGGgagatttgtttaatttaagagtGCTCTGATCAGTGAataagattttgaaaattcaaagcaaTGCATGGCAAAGGGtagaagggggatgagggttgttCACCTTCAAAacctttcaaatatttagtgGAGGTCCAGACGAGTCGAATGTAGtccagtttttgaaattccgaCAGTCAAAAccaacccgagatttggtgttACCAATATTGGCAATAATGGAACAATTTGTGTCCATTTCTCACTCTCGATCGAGGCTTATATTCATTACAATCGTGCTTGAAGACAAGCTTTATGCCAAACTGAACAAACTAGACGGTTTCAAGTGTATTTTAATTGGCATAATTCATGCTAAGTTGATATATACTCCTGAAGATATGAATCACTGAAAAAATAGTtgatcgtctaaaattcacaggcCAAATCATTAACATTTAATTGCCAGAGTTTACTAATGGAAACAATGTAACGAACCATTTGAAACAgacaataatgaaaaattgctgtcCATTAAAGATCctctttgttttttaatacacATAAATGCAACAATATCATTTTTGGCAGagttttattcttattttcttgttaaatGAATGTTTGAACACCAACAAGTACcattgtttgaatttcaacaattttagcaACTAATAGATCAGGCGCAATTTTAACCAACTAAAATTTAgatatctaatttaattacaggTGAGGAATatggataaaaaaatccaatcctGTCATCACTTCgccttcaaaattaattttgcatgatgtgtgtttgtatgtgttttattttacattaatttcgTGCGGCTAAAAGGCAGGTGAAATGGTTATGGGCCATTCAATAGAACGcttattgtatttaaatatcCCACGGACTGTGATAAGATTTCCAGCGACAAAACACCTGCCCTCCACCTTCGCAGCATTATTATTGAATTGTTCAGCGCGAGgagggagagaaagaaagaaagcaagtGCATAATCGCACGCATCACATGCTTTACAATATTCAAATTCGAAAACGTAAGCAGTCAGAAGCGAAGGCTGCTGATAAATAACGTGCCGCGCCGAGCATaggcaaaattaatgaatttcccCGCGGAGATAGGCGCGCAACACATCGCACAGCAAGAACGAACACAAAAACATGCTCCCGCGGCCCACGCGCGCGCACCTTTTCGCTGTTGcgtttttcatattaaaattgacgGCGATTTCTGTTTTTTATGAGGCATAAAATTTATCAGCATTGAaggagtatttttattttacaagttttAGTGCGCGGAAGGAATGGCAATAAATTCTCTCCTCCTCTCCTCTCGCCATTgcgtttcatatttttacaactGTTGCTTAATAGTAGATCTTAAACtgcgaatttatttcattttgccaCTGCGAAAATTTCACGTGCAACAATGTTGCTTCTCACCTATAAGGCCGATGCTTTTATAAACTCTTCACGgggtttgattttttggtcTAAATTGTTGATTAAATTAGTAGTAGATCTCCTgatttgttttgttaattattgttatgaagagaattgtgaaatttagacgggTTTTCGAGGGGAGTAGTCCTTGAAACTGGaacgttatatttttttattgtttcgcAATGCTCAAGCGGTTTAcactgttgattttttttcaagtatATTACGtgtatttttagtaaaatgtcaattttgacagttttaatGTAAGTAAAACGATAAGATAcagcctttatttttttagttttttggggacatttttaattttttcaacgtttTAGAAGTTTTCTTTTCGAGAGGTAGTCaaatagtattttattttatttaaagagacATGCTACACGTACGGAAACTACTAACGgttattatacaatttttaaattatatggcTGGTGCGgcaagttatttatttatcaatgttttaaaaaagagcgAAAAGAACTACCCCAATTGAGCATGCTCTCTTGAGAGTGAGTACTattttgaaaccttttaatttagaaaggctaaaatatattatgtttttttttatctacaatgaaatgtgttaaaatttattgtttattttcaattataataaccgatttaatagaaaaaatacaactcACAGCATTTGCTCTTCATTCccactcaaaatttttttcttaaaacttGCAATGAAACCAACTTTTTTACCCCTGAActgtaacaaaaataaagaaaaatatttgaagttgaaaattCCGAATGAAACATTCATTGAAGTTTTTACAGCtagtataatatttatttcaaaaataaagtgtttct
This window encodes:
- the LOC135939255 gene encoding protein atonal-like, whose translation is MADMLRYLYAYPEEQHHHLQHFYPPSPPNSVNSIETPRPKMLLDTFSDGCHTPSPASYRSVSPLSEDLDLPKKMQYTPLLPPVSTLKDPRKLSQQLPSQLEQPLFEQMPVDDEDELDDEDSEDDDDLSGDEKRSSKGKRRSSKVVSPVVMKKRRLAANARERRRMLNLNNAFDRLRTVLPSLGNDRQLSKYETLQMAQSYINALYELIQ